In the Micromonospora narathiwatensis genome, one interval contains:
- the cofD gene encoding 2-phospho-L-lactate transferase produces the protein MRIVVLTGGIGGARFLLGVRAYAREVGAEVTAVVNVGDDLLLHGLKVCPDLDSVLYTLGGGADPERGWGRVGESWTVKSELAAYGAEPSWFGLGDKDLATHLVRTTMLNAGYPLSQVTEALATRWQPGVRLLPATDDRLETHVVVDLDGGQRAIHFQEWWVRYRADLPTHRFVFVGAETAKPAPGVLAAIGSADVVLVAPSNPVVSVAPILAVPGLRDAVTDGPAPVVGVSPIIGGAPVRGMADRCLAVLGVECSAAGVGGLYGGRSAGGLLDGWLVAPEDEGTLVPEVTVRSAPLRMTDEAATAAMVRAALELM, from the coding sequence ATGCGCATCGTGGTTCTGACCGGCGGAATCGGGGGCGCCCGGTTCCTGCTCGGCGTCCGGGCCTACGCCCGGGAGGTGGGGGCCGAGGTGACCGCCGTGGTCAACGTCGGCGACGATCTGCTGCTGCACGGGCTCAAGGTGTGCCCGGACCTGGACAGCGTGCTGTACACCCTGGGCGGCGGCGCCGACCCGGAGCGGGGCTGGGGCCGGGTCGGTGAGAGCTGGACGGTCAAGTCGGAGCTGGCCGCGTACGGGGCCGAGCCGAGCTGGTTCGGTCTGGGCGACAAGGACCTCGCCACCCACCTGGTCCGGACGACGATGCTCAACGCCGGGTATCCGCTGTCCCAGGTGACCGAGGCGCTCGCCACCCGCTGGCAGCCCGGCGTACGCCTGCTGCCGGCCACCGACGACCGCCTGGAGACGCACGTGGTGGTCGATCTGGACGGCGGCCAGCGGGCGATCCACTTCCAGGAGTGGTGGGTGCGGTACCGGGCGGATCTCCCGACGCACCGGTTCGTCTTCGTCGGCGCGGAGACGGCGAAACCGGCGCCGGGCGTGCTGGCGGCGATCGGCTCGGCCGACGTGGTGCTGGTCGCGCCGAGCAACCCGGTGGTGAGCGTCGCGCCGATCCTGGCCGTGCCGGGGCTGCGTGACGCGGTCACCGACGGGCCGGCCCCCGTGGTGGGCGTGTCCCCGATCATCGGCGGCGCCCCGGTACGCGGCATGGCCGACCGCTGCCTCGCCGTGCTCGGCGTGGAGTGCAGCGCGGCCGGGGTCGGTGGCCTCTACGGTGGCCGCTCGGCCGGTGGCCTGCTCGACGGCTGGCTGGTCGCGCCGGAGGACGAGGGAACGCTGGTGCCGGAGGTGACCGTACGGTCCGCACCGTTGCGGATGACCGACGAGGCGGCGACGGCCGCGATGGTCCGGGCCGCGTTGGAGCTGATGTGA